A window from Bubalus kerabau isolate K-KA32 ecotype Philippines breed swamp buffalo chromosome 5, PCC_UOA_SB_1v2, whole genome shotgun sequence encodes these proteins:
- the LOC129653728 gene encoding olfactory receptor 8G1-like — translation MEMEMAAENHSSVTEFTLAGLTEQPQLQLPLFLLFLGIYVVTVVGNLGMITLIGLSSHLHTPMYYFLSSLSFIDLCQSTVITPKMLVNFVTEKNIISYPECMTQLFFFLVFIIAECYLLAAMAYDRYVAICSPLLYNITMSHQACFSLICGVYVMGLVCAFSHTGCMLRVHFCKLDVINHYFCDLLPLLKLSCSSTYVNELLVLCFGALNIFAPILTILSSYTFIISRILHIRSTEGRSKAFSTCSSHISAVAIFYGSEAFMYLQPSSVSSMDQGKVSSVFYTIVVPLLNPLIYSLRNKDVNVALKKMLDRRIFL, via the coding sequence atggaaatggaaatggcagCAGAAAATCATTCCTCAGTGACTGAGTTCACCCTCGCTGGGCTCACAGAACAGCCACAACTCCAgctgccccttttcctcctcttcctaggAATCTATGTGGTCACGGTGGTGGGGAACCTGGGCATGATCACACTGATTGGGCTCAGTTCTCacctgcacacccccatgtactattTCCTAAGCAGCTTGTCTTTCATTGACCTCTGTCAGTCCACTGTCATTACCCCAAAAATGCTGGTGAACTTTGTGACAGAGAAGAATATCATCTCCTATCCTGAATGCATGACtcagctctttttctttcttgtttttataatTGCAGAGTGTTACCTGTTGGCTGCAATGGCATATGACCGCTATGTTGCCATCTGTAGCCCCTTGCTGTATAATATTACCATGTCCCATCAAGCCTGTTTCTCCCTCATTTGTGGAGTGTATGTGATGGGACTGGTATGTGCATTCTCTCACACAGGCTGCATGCTTAGGGTTCATTTCTGCAAACTTGATGTGATCAACCATTATTTCTGTGATCTTCTGCCCCTCCTAAAGCTCTCCTGCTCTAGCACCTATGTCAATGAATTACTGGTTCTATGCTTTGGTGCACTTAACATCTTTGCCCCGATCCTGACCATCCTCAGCTCCTACACCTTCATCATTTCCAGAATCCTCCACATTCGTTCCACGGAGGGCAGGTCCAAAGCCTTCAGCACATGCAGCTCCCACATCTCAGCTGTTGCTATTTTCTATGGATCTGAAGCATTTATGTACCTGCAGCCATCATCTGTGAGCTCCATGGACCAAGGGAAAGTGTCCTCTGTGTTTTATACTATTGTTGTGCCATTGCTGAATCCCCTGATCTACAGCCTCAGGAATAAAGATGTCAATGTTGCCCTGAAGAAAATGCTTGACAGAAGAATATTTTTGTGA